The following proteins are co-located in the Chloroflexota bacterium genome:
- a CDS encoding type I restriction endonuclease subunit R, producing the protein MTTITEAHVEQAALDWLSEIGWNTARGADIGPDAAVPLRDRFSDVVLDTHLRDGLSRLNPELPADALDDAFRRLTRPQGSTAEARNRAFHRMLVDGVGVEYRDDSGWLRGMQAQVIDFDNPLSNRFFAVNQFTVIEHQNRRRLDIALFVNGLPLGIIELKNPADEDATVWTAFNQLQTYKSELPTLLGFNELLIASDGLQACMVTLTAGREWFKPWRTISGEGLEDTGRPELQVMLHGVCAPDNLLALIRDFIVFEDDGAPVKKMAGYHQFHAVRVAVQETLRATERQRLVAEERERYMTQRRQGGAVGDKRIGVIWHTQGSGKSLTMAFYAGAIVREPTMENPTIVVLTDRNDLDDQLFGTFSRCSELLRQPPTQAASRADLRRKLSVASGGVVFTTIQKFFPEGRGDTHPTLSDRRNIVVIADEAHRSQYDFIDGFARHMRDALPNASFVGFTGTPIELENANTRAVFGECISIYDIRQSVDDGATVPIYYESRLAKLSLDDDERPTIDEDFEEATEGEEIERKERLKTKWAQMEALVGSEKRLELIAQDIIEHFEQRLEALDGKAMVVCMSRRICVELYRELTRLRPGWHHDDDDKGSIKVVMTGAASDPPNWQPHIRNKRRREALGKRFRDADDPLRIALVRDMWLTGFDAPSLHTMYLDKPMSGHNLMQAIARVNRVFKDKPGGLVVDYLGVANELKRAIDEYTDSEGQGRPTLNQSDAVAVMLEKYEICCDMFHGFNRSNWMLGTQERMLLIPAAQEHILAQRNGKARFVAAVRNLSSAFALAVPHEEALAIRDDLAFFQSVRSALMKRVAGESRSDEELDNAVRQIVSRAVSSDEVIDIFAAAGLNNPDISVLSDEFLAEVRDMPHRNLAVELLQKLIKGELSIRQRKNVVQARSFAEMLEETLRRYENRAIEAAQVIEELIQMAQEIRAASERGEKLGLTDDELAFYDALETNDSAVQVLGDETLREIARELVETVRRNVTIDWTLREDARARLRVLVRRLLRRYGYPPDKQKKATETVLEQAELVSEEWVSSPEWRQVK; encoded by the coding sequence ATGACCACCATCACCGAAGCCCACGTCGAGCAAGCTGCTCTCGACTGGCTGTCTGAAATTGGCTGGAACACGGCGCGCGGCGCAGACATCGGCCCCGATGCGGCTGTCCCTCTGCGCGACCGCTTTAGCGATGTCGTACTGGACACACATTTGCGGGACGGCCTCTCGCGCTTAAACCCGGAACTGCCCGCCGACGCGCTGGACGACGCATTCCGCAGGCTGACGCGACCGCAAGGCTCCACTGCCGAGGCGCGCAACCGCGCCTTTCACCGCATGCTGGTGGACGGCGTGGGTGTGGAATACAGGGACGATAGCGGCTGGCTGCGTGGCATGCAGGCGCAGGTCATCGACTTCGACAATCCCCTCTCGAACCGCTTCTTCGCCGTCAACCAGTTCACCGTCATAGAGCACCAAAACCGCCGCCGTCTCGACATCGCGCTGTTCGTCAACGGCCTGCCGCTCGGCATCATCGAATTAAAGAACCCTGCCGATGAAGACGCGACCGTCTGGACGGCGTTCAACCAACTGCAAACCTACAAGTCCGAACTGCCCACGCTACTTGGGTTCAACGAACTGCTGATAGCATCCGACGGCTTACAGGCGTGCATGGTAACGCTCACCGCCGGGCGCGAATGGTTCAAGCCGTGGCGCACCATATCCGGTGAAGGCCTGGAGGATACCGGAAGACCCGAACTTCAGGTGATGCTGCACGGCGTCTGCGCCCCCGACAACCTGCTCGCGCTCATCCGCGACTTCATCGTCTTCGAGGACGACGGCGCGCCGGTGAAGAAGATGGCGGGATACCATCAGTTCCACGCGGTGCGAGTCGCCGTCCAAGAGACGCTGCGCGCGACCGAGCGACAAAGGCTGGTTGCCGAAGAACGCGAACGCTATATGACACAGCGCAGGCAAGGCGGAGCGGTGGGTGACAAGCGCATCGGCGTAATATGGCACACGCAGGGTTCGGGCAAAAGCCTGACGATGGCATTCTACGCGGGAGCGATAGTGCGCGAGCCTACGATGGAGAACCCGACAATCGTCGTTCTCACTGACCGCAACGACCTCGACGATCAACTCTTCGGCACATTTTCGCGCTGCTCGGAACTGCTGCGCCAGCCGCCCACGCAAGCCGCAAGTCGCGCGGACCTGAGGCGCAAACTCTCGGTGGCATCCGGCGGCGTTGTCTTCACCACCATCCAGAAGTTCTTCCCTGAAGGGAGGGGCGATACGCATCCCACGCTGTCGGATCGACGCAACATCGTGGTCATAGCCGACGAGGCACACCGCAGCCAGTACGACTTCATAGACGGCTTCGCCCGACACATGCGCGATGCCTTGCCCAACGCTTCGTTCGTGGGTTTCACTGGAACGCCCATCGAGTTGGAGAACGCCAACACCCGCGCGGTCTTCGGCGAGTGCATCAGCATTTACGACATACGGCAGTCGGTAGATGACGGCGCCACCGTGCCGATATACTACGAAAGCCGCTTGGCGAAACTCTCCCTTGATGATGACGAACGCCCCACAATAGACGAAGACTTCGAGGAAGCTACCGAGGGCGAGGAGATCGAGCGCAAGGAGCGGCTCAAGACCAAATGGGCGCAGATGGAGGCGCTGGTCGGCTCCGAGAAAAGGCTTGAACTGATTGCACAGGACATAATCGAGCATTTCGAGCAACGCCTTGAAGCGCTTGATGGCAAGGCGATGGTCGTTTGCATGAGCCGGCGCATCTGCGTGGAACTCTACCGCGAACTCACGCGGCTGCGCCCAGGATGGCATCACGATGACGACGATAAGGGCAGCATCAAGGTCGTGATGACCGGCGCGGCGTCTGACCCACCCAACTGGCAGCCTCACATCCGCAACAAGCGACGACGGGAAGCGCTCGGCAAACGTTTTCGTGATGCGGATGATCCGCTGCGTATCGCGCTGGTGCGCGACATGTGGCTAACTGGCTTCGACGCGCCCAGTCTGCACACGATGTATCTGGACAAGCCCATGAGCGGGCATAATCTGATGCAGGCGATAGCGCGCGTCAATCGCGTGTTCAAGGACAAACCCGGCGGACTGGTCGTCGACTATCTTGGCGTAGCAAACGAGCTGAAGCGCGCCATCGACGAATACACTGATAGCGAAGGACAAGGACGTCCGACTCTGAATCAAAGTGACGCAGTCGCGGTAATGCTGGAGAAGTACGAAATCTGTTGTGACATGTTCCATGGATTCAACCGCTCGAACTGGATGCTGGGAACGCAGGAGCGCATGCTGCTCATTCCGGCGGCGCAAGAGCATATACTCGCTCAGAGGAACGGCAAAGCGCGTTTCGTCGCCGCAGTCAGAAACCTGTCAAGTGCCTTCGCACTAGCTGTGCCTCACGAAGAGGCGCTTGCGATAAGAGACGATCTCGCCTTCTTCCAAAGTGTGCGCTCCGCACTGATGAAGCGCGTCGCCGGAGAAAGTCGCTCGGACGAAGAGTTAGATAACGCCGTGCGTCAGATAGTCTCACGTGCCGTGTCCTCGGACGAAGTGATTGACATATTCGCGGCCGCGGGATTGAATAACCCGGACATATCGGTTCTCTCAGATGAGTTCCTTGCGGAAGTGCGTGATATGCCCCATCGCAACCTCGCCGTAGAGTTGCTGCAAAAGCTGATAAAGGGCGAACTGTCCATCCGACAGCGCAAGAATGTGGTGCAGGCACGCTCGTTTGCCGAAATGTTGGAGGAGACTCTGCGCCGCTACGAGAACAGGGCGATTGAAGCGGCGCAGGTCATCGAAGAGCTGATACAGATGGCGCAGGAAATCCGCGCGGCGAGTGAGCGGGGCGAGAAGCTCGGTCTAACCGATGACGAGTTGGCGTTCTACGATGCCTTGGAGACTAACGATAGCGCCGTGCAAGTGTTGGGCGACGAGACATTGCGAGAAATCGCCCGCGAACTCGTGGAGACTGTTCGCCGCAATGTAACCATCGACTGGACGTTACGCGAGGACGCACGTGCGCGGCTGCGCGTCTTGGTTCGCCGACTGCTGCGGAGATACGGTTACCCGCCCGATAAGCAGAAAAAGGCGACCGAGACTGTGTTGGAACAGGCCGAACTTGTGTCGGAGGAGTGGGTGTCATCGCCCGAGTGGCGGCAAGTAAAGTAG
- a CDS encoding DNA polymerase III subunit alpha, with protein MLVQTADFGSVEIRRIMPSAYAELHCKSFYSFGQGASHVHELLARAVEYDYPALALTDTNLCGALEFARLASSLGIKPISGCELTLTDESRLTLLARTRRGYGNISRLLTLANGHNRREPRLDPAYLPEHAEGTVLLTGGRDNLLSNLVLSSQPLEARERLREYVNWFGLESVYVELQQNLLCGDTKRNRRMFNLARDCGVPVVATNDSLYHTPERYRLQHALVAAAHNTTIDRALRHIRPNDQSCLRSVEWMRQLFRHCPEALENTLRIADSCDFNLDTDLGYRLPDADVPDGYTSQTYLERLCYEAALRRYGEISRKVQTRLREEFRLIELHGMAGFLLLYREIALIARQIMLERGLVSPEVPLEARPPGRGRGSSVALLVGYLIGISHIDPLAWDLSLDRFISEEAGNLPDIDLDFPRGIRDALIERVHRRFGSGHAVLAGAIGTYRLKGVIQDLGKALGLPREQLRLLSKQGLSGDAALLGEDMRQLPGFRDISEAPGWRTLAELAPQLIGAPRSLGQHVGGMILSSSPISELVPVRAGATDGRYIMDWNKDSVQDAGFAKIDILSLPVLDQIEEALDLIERRTGERPDMSRISPRDDAVYDMINDGDSKGVFLLQSPAQLKIAQRLRSRNLRDLAYQVALIRPGVGMQGSAVSQFIDRYRHGVQWDYDHPLEERALKRGCGIIVWQEQVVQLLMDVGGMSAAQADEVRRAFARPNSEHLIAMHWQRFLDGAQANGVSEAIARKIFNKVNGHYMFPESHSHAFCITAYQAAWLKRYHPTEFFTALMNNQPMGFYPMETLKQDARRFGVPFLNPCVNSSQVKCIPKGASVLLGLRFIKDVGERGAEEVVKGRERGGAYTGAGDLVRRTGLKPHAVDSLVMAGAFDSVTPNRRQALWEAGLHPRPSRNGQAVLPASMDASVPRLADFTDSEKMAAEYAVMGIYPRGHLMHFVRPRLAPGVLTCAEVDSLDDGAPVLVAGWPVARQHPKGRDGTIFVTIEDETGDAQAILWPHIYEQYRRELGSQVVLIKGEISRWDGTSNTIVSEVRALRSGVRMPRSHDWR; from the coding sequence TTGCTGGTACAGACAGCCGATTTCGGCAGCGTAGAAATTCGTCGCATCATGCCTTCAGCATACGCAGAGCTTCACTGCAAGAGCTTCTACTCGTTCGGACAAGGCGCGTCCCATGTCCATGAGCTGCTTGCGCGCGCCGTCGAGTACGACTACCCGGCGCTCGCTCTGACGGACACCAACCTGTGCGGCGCGCTGGAGTTCGCCCGCCTCGCCAGCAGTCTCGGAATAAAGCCCATAAGCGGGTGCGAACTCACACTGACCGACGAGAGCCGCCTGACGCTGCTCGCCAGAACGCGCCGGGGCTACGGCAACATATCGCGGCTGCTCACGCTAGCGAACGGGCACAACCGCCGAGAGCCGCGACTTGACCCTGCATATCTACCCGAGCACGCAGAGGGAACCGTGCTGCTCACGGGCGGGCGCGACAATCTTCTGTCCAATCTTGTGTTGAGTAGCCAGCCGTTGGAGGCGCGGGAACGGCTGCGTGAGTATGTGAACTGGTTCGGCTTGGAATCGGTGTATGTCGAACTCCAGCAGAATCTCTTGTGTGGAGATACCAAAAGGAACAGGCGGATGTTCAACCTCGCCCGCGACTGCGGCGTGCCCGTGGTCGCGACGAACGATTCGCTCTATCACACTCCAGAGCGATACAGGCTCCAGCACGCGCTTGTCGCAGCGGCGCACAACACGACAATAGACCGTGCGCTCCGTCACATCAGACCCAACGACCAGTCCTGTCTCAGGTCGGTGGAGTGGATGCGGCAGTTGTTCCGCCACTGCCCGGAGGCGCTGGAGAACACCCTGCGAATCGCCGATAGCTGCGACTTCAACCTCGACACCGACCTGGGATACCGCCTGCCCGATGCCGACGTGCCGGACGGCTACACCTCGCAGACCTACCTTGAAAGGCTGTGCTACGAAGCCGCTCTGCGGCGCTATGGCGAGATCTCCCGTAAGGTCCAGACAAGACTGCGCGAAGAATTCAGGCTCATAGAGCTTCACGGCATGGCGGGCTTTCTGCTGCTGTACAGGGAGATTGCGCTGATAGCGCGCCAGATCATGCTCGAACGTGGGCTGGTGAGCCCCGAAGTGCCGCTTGAAGCTAGGCCACCCGGCAGGGGACGCGGCTCGTCCGTTGCGCTACTCGTGGGCTACCTCATCGGCATCAGTCACATCGATCCGCTCGCGTGGGACCTCAGCCTTGACCGATTCATCTCCGAGGAAGCAGGAAATCTGCCGGACATAGACCTCGACTTCCCCAGGGGCATCAGGGATGCGCTGATTGAGCGCGTCCACCGGCGCTTTGGATCTGGGCACGCTGTTCTGGCGGGCGCAATCGGCACATACAGGCTGAAGGGCGTAATACAAGACCTAGGCAAAGCACTGGGTCTGCCGCGTGAGCAGTTAAGGCTACTGTCTAAGCAGGGATTGTCAGGAGATGCCGCCCTTCTCGGCGAGGATATGCGGCAGTTACCCGGCTTCAGGGACATTAGCGAAGCGCCGGGCTGGAGGACGCTTGCTGAACTCGCGCCGCAGCTCATAGGCGCGCCCCGCTCCCTGGGACAGCATGTGGGCGGAATGATACTGAGCAGCTCGCCCATCTCGGAGCTGGTTCCGGTGAGAGCCGGAGCAACGGATGGTCGCTACATCATGGACTGGAACAAGGACAGCGTGCAGGACGCCGGCTTCGCAAAGATAGATATTTTGTCCCTGCCGGTGCTCGACCAGATAGAGGAAGCACTCGACCTCATCGAGCGGCGCACTGGCGAGCGTCCGGACATGAGCAGGATAAGCCCCAGAGACGATGCAGTGTACGACATGATAAACGATGGCGACTCCAAGGGCGTGTTCCTGCTCCAGTCCCCAGCGCAGCTCAAGATAGCGCAGCGCCTGCGCTCGCGCAACCTGCGCGACCTTGCGTACCAGGTGGCGCTCATACGACCGGGCGTGGGCATGCAGGGCAGCGCGGTATCGCAGTTCATCGACCGCTACCGTCACGGCGTACAGTGGGACTACGACCACCCGTTGGAGGAGCGCGCCCTAAAACGCGGCTGCGGCATCATCGTGTGGCAAGAGCAAGTGGTGCAACTTTTGATGGATGTGGGCGGTATGAGCGCGGCGCAGGCGGACGAGGTGCGCCGAGCCTTCGCCAGACCCAACAGCGAACACCTGATAGCGATGCACTGGCAACGGTTCTTGGATGGAGCGCAGGCCAACGGTGTTTCGGAAGCAATAGCGAGGAAGATATTCAACAAGGTTAATGGACATTACATGTTCCCGGAGTCCCATTCACATGCGTTCTGCATAACCGCGTACCAGGCGGCATGGCTCAAGCGATACCATCCGACAGAGTTCTTCACGGCGCTGATGAACAACCAGCCGATGGGCTTCTACCCGATGGAGACGCTGAAGCAGGACGCGCGGCGCTTTGGCGTGCCATTCCTGAATCCATGCGTGAACTCCTCACAGGTGAAGTGCATTCCGAAGGGCGCGTCGGTGCTGCTGGGGCTGAGATTTATCAAGGACGTGGGAGAAAGAGGCGCTGAAGAAGTCGTCAAAGGAAGAGAGCGCGGCGGCGCGTACACCGGCGCGGGCGACCTCGTGCGGCGCACAGGATTGAAGCCACATGCAGTGGATTCGCTGGTCATGGCGGGAGCGTTCGACAGCGTTACTCCCAACCGCAGGCAGGCGCTATGGGAGGCAGGGCTGCACCCACGTCCCAGCCGGAACGGACAGGCTGTGTTGCCCGCCTCGATGGACGCCAGCGTGCCGCGGCTTGCGGACTTCACGGACTCGGAGAAGATGGCCGCTGAGTACGCCGTTATGGGGATATACCCGCGCGGGCACCTGATGCATTTCGTGCGCCCCAGGCTCGCGCCGGGTGTGCTGACCTGCGCCGAGGTGGATAGTCTGGACGACGGCGCCCCCGTGCTGGTAGCCGGGTGGCCCGTGGCTAGGCAGCACCCGAAAGGCAGAGACGGAACGATATTTGTGACCATAGAGGACGAGACAGGGGACGCGCAAGCCATACTGTGGCCCCATATTTACGAGCAGTATAGAAGGGAGCTGGGCAGCCAAGTGGTGCTGATTAAGGGCGAAATCTCGCGCTGGGACGGCACTTCCAACACCATCGTCTCTGAGGTGCGGGCGCTGCGCTCCGGCGTCCGAATGCCGCGCTCCCATGACTGGCGCTAG
- a CDS encoding Fic family protein: MTFLPRFSITNTVTAAITDIERARGFLEAASLSDEWVSSMRSRAFLLEAHHTTHIEGTRLTVDDAAAILAGHSVPDADPEDTRELLNYRDAFEYVSTYLSDGGPVTERLILEIHRRLVGGVRGGSAAPGKYRLVQNYIVNSATGETIYTPPPPQAVPEMMSELVGWLNRPTNIHPVIVSAIAQFQLVHIHPFLDGNGRASRLLSTLLLYKAGYDFKRLFSISEYYDRDRLSFYGALQGVRRSNMDMTGWIEYFAVGLATQLSEVKRRGESAIRKDIFSRLHALTDRQAQALGFILENGRMTISEFQSLFPKVSRRTLQRDVRALMEMGLIRRQGRTTGAAYVLAD, from the coding sequence ATGACTTTCCTACCACGCTTTTCCATCACGAATACCGTAACCGCCGCCATAACCGACATCGAACGAGCGCGCGGCTTTCTCGAAGCCGCTAGTCTGTCCGATGAATGGGTCTCCTCTATGCGCTCACGAGCATTCCTGTTGGAAGCTCATCACACCACTCACATAGAGGGAACAAGGCTCACGGTGGACGACGCGGCCGCAATCCTGGCGGGTCATTCTGTCCCGGACGCCGATCCTGAAGATACGCGAGAACTGCTCAACTACCGTGATGCGTTTGAATACGTCAGCACATACTTGAGCGACGGTGGTCCCGTCACGGAGCGTCTCATACTGGAGATACACAGACGGCTGGTTGGCGGCGTGCGCGGCGGCTCTGCCGCTCCGGGGAAGTACCGCCTCGTCCAGAACTATATCGTCAACTCCGCTACCGGAGAGACGATCTACACGCCTCCGCCGCCTCAAGCCGTGCCCGAGATGATGAGCGAACTCGTCGGTTGGCTGAATCGACCGACCAACATACATCCTGTGATCGTCAGCGCCATCGCCCAGTTCCAACTTGTCCATATTCACCCGTTTCTCGACGGGAATGGACGCGCGTCGCGACTGCTTTCTACGCTGCTGCTCTACAAGGCGGGGTACGATTTCAAGCGGCTTTTCTCCATAAGCGAATACTATGACCGCGATCGGCTGTCCTTCTACGGAGCGCTTCAGGGAGTCAGACGCTCGAACATGGATATGACGGGCTGGATCGAGTATTTTGCCGTAGGACTCGCCACACAGCTGAGCGAGGTCAAGCGAAGGGGTGAGTCGGCTATTCGGAAGGATATTTTCAGTCGGCTGCATGCTCTTACGGACAGGCAGGCACAGGCTTTGGGCTTCATACTGGAGAATGGTCGAATGACAATATCGGAATTCCAATCCCTGTTCCCCAAGGTATCGCGCCGCACTCTTCAGCGGGATGTCAGGGCGCTAATGGAAATGGGTCTCATCCGTCGTCAAGGCCGGACGACGGGCGCGGCGTATGTCTTGGCGGACTAG